One window of the Lactococcus lactis genome contains the following:
- the leuD gene encoding 3-isopropylmalate dehydratase small subunit produces the protein MEKFTIYKGTSVPVMNDNIDTDQIIPKQFLKAIDKKGFGKNLFYEWRYLKDYDENPDFILNAPKYKKASLLISGDNFGSGSSREHAAWALSDYGFRAIIAGSYSDIFYNNALKNGLLPIKQPREVLNQLTKLSSQEEITIDLPHQLIITSLGDFHFEIDPIWKDKLINGLDDIGITLQYEEAISAYEQKNQ, from the coding sequence ATGGAAAAATTCACGATTTACAAAGGGACAAGTGTTCCAGTCATGAACGATAATATTGACACAGACCAAATTATTCCTAAACAATTTTTGAAAGCAATCGATAAAAAGGGCTTTGGGAAAAATTTATTTTATGAATGGCGTTATCTCAAAGATTACGATGAGAATCCTGATTTTATTTTGAATGCTCCAAAATACAAAAAAGCTTCTCTGTTAATTTCAGGAGATAATTTTGGTTCGGGTTCTTCAAGAGAACATGCGGCATGGGCCTTATCAGATTACGGCTTTCGGGCAATTATTGCTGGCTCTTACTCAGATATTTTTTATAATAATGCTTTAAAAAATGGCTTGTTACCAATTAAACAACCAAGAGAAGTTCTAAATCAACTGACAAAACTGTCAAGTCAAGAAGAAATTACAATTGATTTACCCCATCAGCTAATCATCACAAGCCTTGGTGACTTTCATTTTGAGATTGACCCCATTTGGAAAGACAAATTAATTAATGGCTTAGATGATATTGGAATAACTTTGCAATATGAAGAAGCAATCTCAGCTTACGAACAAAAAAATCAATAA
- a CDS encoding ABC transporter ATP-binding protein, whose translation MTIINLKNVNLTRNKKEILKDITWKVNPGENWVILGLNGSGKSSLLKLILAEEWKTSGEITVLNTQFGNGEIPKLRKRISVVGSFIAERFQPNIKAENLVYTGKFNSSMLYKPYTDQELDEARQLLRQMGVKSLIGRNYASLSQGEKQVLLIARSLILKPELLILDEATNGLDLFAKEKLLKQLQQINQLKTAPTLIYISHHPDEITDIFTHLLLLREGKVIQSGKKENLLNEKILTDFYQEKVEVHRFEQKYFVIPAN comes from the coding sequence ATGACAATTATTAATTTAAAGAATGTAAATCTTACTCGAAATAAAAAAGAAATTCTTAAAGATATTACTTGGAAAGTAAATCCCGGCGAAAATTGGGTTATTCTGGGCCTCAACGGCTCTGGAAAATCAAGTCTTTTGAAATTGATTTTAGCAGAAGAATGGAAAACTTCTGGCGAAATCACTGTTTTAAATACTCAATTTGGAAATGGAGAAATTCCTAAGTTGAGAAAAAGAATCAGCGTAGTTGGCTCATTTATTGCTGAAAGATTTCAACCAAATATTAAGGCTGAAAACCTTGTTTATACTGGGAAATTTAATTCGAGCATGCTCTATAAACCCTACACAGATCAGGAACTTGATGAGGCCCGTCAGCTTTTAAGACAAATGGGCGTAAAATCACTTATTGGCCGAAATTATGCCAGCCTTTCTCAAGGAGAAAAGCAAGTTCTTCTTATTGCTAGGAGCTTAATTTTAAAGCCTGAGCTTTTAATTTTGGACGAAGCAACGAACGGTTTAGATTTATTTGCTAAAGAAAAATTATTAAAGCAACTGCAGCAGATTAATCAATTAAAAACCGCACCAACACTCATTTATATTTCTCATCATCCCGATGAAATCACTGATATTTTTACTCACCTTTTACTTTTAAGAGAAGGAAAAGTGATTCAATCAGGGAAAAAAGAAAACTTATTAAATGAAAAGATACTTACTGATTTTTATCAAGAAAAAGTAGAAGTTCACCGTTTTGAGCAGAAATATTTTGTAATTCCTGCTAACTGA